One genomic window of uncultured delta proteobacterium includes the following:
- a CDS encoding putative PpiC-type peptidyl-prolyl cis-trans isomerase (Evidence 3 : Function proposed based on presence of conserved amino acid motif, structural feature or limited homology) — translation MLDLIRHRAQSWAVKVIFGIIILVFVAWGVGSNNQSGPGTAATVNGKPILIADFQRELRAEEEQFRGMAPDASAELMKNLRLPERVLERLVVRSLIEQEAKRLGITVTPVEYAAYLRAQGIFNGDDGKFSQKRYEQFVANQGRNIAEFEQSQMRALLAQKMQGYVTSAVTVTPEEARRRLGFELEKRVVSYVLFAADGYRKDITITDDAIASYYDANLAQFSQPATIAVSYLDVTPAALAPSMDVAEAEVDKAYAAGPLQYNIRQVQLPVPDGADAATEDAMKAKLEIVATALRAGTDLAEAAKDLVAEFPDARMGETGMMEARRIPEEILGSLAGLHKNDVAAVVKMENMLVLSQLLATDPDWSQPEETVRAALRLALGEEKASLAFRDVQAQAEDMVAIGKPLAEIAKELKVDIKTTNPAPREELGYALQLRRPEQLSLFEGAKGSLVNGVLETQEGFVVAEIGDTAPAGVKPLTEVRDLILEVLTQREAEKKSEEAARAVIAEFANGIPAAYKDKVITSEPFTRQNNIPGLGYAKALSDAIFASPVDVWMKEPFATSKGAVIAMPTEVIPLNDEEWAKIEARAVEVVLNSKRGQAMNAYIADLHKKAEVLVPHKELFGQ, via the coding sequence ATGCTCGATCTGATACGCCATCGCGCCCAATCCTGGGCCGTCAAGGTTATTTTCGGCATCATCATCCTCGTCTTCGTCGCCTGGGGCGTGGGCAGCAACAACCAGAGCGGCCCGGGCACGGCGGCCACGGTGAACGGCAAGCCCATCCTGATAGCGGATTTCCAACGGGAACTCCGCGCCGAGGAAGAACAGTTCCGCGGCATGGCCCCGGACGCCTCCGCCGAACTCATGAAAAACCTCCGCCTGCCGGAAAGGGTTCTGGAACGGCTGGTCGTCCGCTCCCTGATCGAACAGGAAGCCAAACGCCTCGGCATTACCGTCACGCCCGTGGAATATGCCGCCTATCTGCGGGCCCAGGGCATTTTCAACGGGGACGACGGCAAGTTCAGCCAGAAGCGGTATGAACAGTTTGTGGCAAACCAGGGCAGAAACATCGCGGAATTCGAACAGAGCCAGATGCGCGCGCTCCTCGCCCAGAAAATGCAGGGGTACGTCACCTCCGCCGTTACCGTAACGCCCGAGGAAGCCCGCCGCCGGCTCGGCTTCGAGCTGGAAAAACGCGTTGTTTCTTACGTGCTGTTCGCGGCGGACGGCTACCGGAAAGACATCACCATTACGGACGACGCCATCGCATCGTATTACGACGCCAACCTGGCCCAATTCTCCCAGCCCGCGACTATCGCCGTTTCCTACCTTGACGTGACCCCGGCCGCTCTCGCCCCTTCCATGGACGTCGCCGAGGCCGAAGTGGACAAGGCCTATGCCGCCGGTCCTTTGCAGTACAATATCCGCCAGGTCCAGCTTCCCGTCCCCGACGGCGCGGACGCCGCCACGGAAGACGCGATGAAGGCCAAACTCGAAATCGTCGCCACGGCCCTGCGCGCGGGCACGGACCTTGCCGAAGCGGCAAAGGACCTGGTGGCGGAATTCCCCGACGCCCGCATGGGCGAGACCGGCATGATGGAAGCGCGCCGCATCCCCGAGGAGATCCTGGGCTCCCTTGCCGGCCTGCACAAGAACGACGTCGCCGCCGTCGTCAAAATGGAAAACATGCTGGTGCTCTCGCAGTTGCTTGCAACGGACCCCGACTGGTCCCAGCCCGAGGAAACAGTCAGGGCGGCGCTCCGGCTGGCGCTGGGCGAGGAAAAAGCGTCTCTGGCCTTCCGGGACGTGCAGGCCCAGGCCGAGGACATGGTTGCCATCGGCAAGCCCCTGGCGGAAATCGCCAAGGAACTGAAGGTGGACATCAAAACCACCAACCCCGCCCCGCGCGAGGAATTGGGCTACGCGCTGCAACTGCGCAGGCCCGAGCAGCTCTCCCTGTTCGAAGGGGCCAAAGGCTCCCTGGTCAACGGCGTGCTGGAAACTCAGGAAGGCTTCGTGGTGGCCGAAATAGGCGATACCGCCCCCGCGGGCGTCAAACCGCTGACCGAGGTGCGCGACCTCATCCTTGAAGTCCTTACCCAGCGCGAAGCGGAAAAGAAATCCGAGGAAGCCGCCCGCGCCGTTATAGCCGAGTTTGCCAACGGCATCCCGGCGGCTTACAAAGACAAGGTTATCACCTCCGAACCGTTCACCCGCCAGAACAATATCCCCGGCCTCGGGTATGCCAAAGCGCTTTCCGACGCCATATTCGCGTCCCCGGTGGACGTCTGGATGAAAGAGCCCTTTGCCACATCCAAAGGCGCGGTCATTGCCATGCCCACGGAAGTCATTCCCCTGAACGACGAGGAATGGGCGAAAATCGAAGCCAGAGCCGTGGAGGTCGTCCTCAATTCCAAAAGAGGACAGGCCATGAACGCCTATATCGCCGACCTGCACAAAAAGGCCGAAGTGCTCGTGCCCCACAAGGAACTCTTCGGGCAATAA
- a CDS encoding Purine-binding protein BAB2_0673, protein MRSFAAALLAAAVCILFPVTAPAAEKPVTVGFVYISPAGEVGWSHSHDLARRALAAMPGVTAVFKENVPEGREAEQAIREMAQQGCDIIFTTSFGYMDPTLTVAKEFPAVTFLHCSGFKTAPNVSTYFGRVYQVRFLTGMVAGAMTKSNIIGYAAAYPIPEVIRGINAFTLGAQAVNPKVEVRVVWTKTWYDEAKERDAAMSLITGGADVVAQHQDSPAAQQAAEARGVYSVGYHTDMSAFAPKAHLVAAVWNWVPFYKDVLAKVRKGEWRSSDSWPGLESGVVGLSPFGPMVPQAVRDKVLTCRDAIARGAMTVFTGPILDQNGKIRIKAGEKADDATLLNMNWFVLGVTATL, encoded by the coding sequence ATGAGATCTTTTGCCGCCGCTCTGTTGGCAGCAGCCGTCTGCATTCTTTTTCCCGTCACGGCGCCCGCGGCTGAAAAACCCGTCACGGTCGGGTTTGTGTATATCTCGCCCGCGGGGGAAGTGGGCTGGTCCCATTCCCACGATCTGGCCCGGCGCGCCCTTGCCGCCATGCCCGGCGTGACCGCCGTATTCAAGGAAAACGTGCCCGAAGGCCGCGAAGCGGAACAGGCTATCCGCGAGATGGCGCAACAGGGCTGCGACATCATCTTCACGACCAGCTTCGGGTACATGGACCCCACCCTCACGGTGGCCAAAGAGTTTCCCGCCGTCACCTTTCTGCACTGTTCCGGGTTTAAAACCGCCCCGAACGTCAGCACGTATTTCGGCCGCGTCTACCAAGTCCGTTTCCTGACGGGCATGGTGGCCGGGGCCATGACCAAATCAAATATCATCGGGTACGCGGCCGCGTACCCGATCCCCGAGGTCATCCGGGGCATCAACGCCTTTACCCTCGGCGCGCAGGCCGTGAACCCCAAGGTCGAGGTCCGCGTTGTCTGGACCAAGACCTGGTACGATGAAGCGAAGGAAAGGGACGCGGCCATGAGCCTCATTACCGGCGGGGCGGACGTCGTCGCCCAGCATCAGGATTCTCCCGCCGCGCAGCAGGCCGCCGAGGCGCGCGGGGTCTACTCGGTCGGCTACCACACGGACATGAGCGCGTTTGCGCCGAAAGCGCACCTCGTCGCCGCTGTTTGGAACTGGGTTCCCTTTTACAAGGACGTTCTCGCCAAGGTCCGCAAAGGCGAATGGCGGTCTTCCGACAGCTGGCCCGGCCTGGAAAGCGGCGTCGTGGGCCTTTCCCCCTTCGGCCCCATGGTGCCCCAGGCTGTGCGGGACAAGGTCCTCACATGCAGGGACGCCATCGCCCGCGGCGCCATGACGGTTTTTACCGGGCCGATCCTTGACCAGAACGGTAAAATCCGCATCAAGGCGGGCGAAAAGGCCGACGACGCGACCCTGCTCAATATGAACTGGTTCGTTTTGGGGGTTACCGCGACGCTGTGA
- a CDS encoding OmpA/MotB protein yields MKTRIAALALAACLMAAPACTNMSKTQQGTLSGAALGAAGGAGISAIAGGSGTIGALIGGAAGAILGGVYGHSKE; encoded by the coding sequence ATGAAAACACGTATTGCCGCTCTCGCACTTGCGGCCTGCCTCATGGCCGCGCCCGCGTGCACGAATATGTCGAAAACCCAGCAGGGAACCCTTTCCGGCGCGGCCCTCGGCGCGGCCGGCGGGGCGGGCATCAGCGCCATAGCTGGCGGCTCCGGCACCATCGGCGCCCTTATCGGCGGCGCTGCCGGCGCCATTCTCGGTGGTGTTTACGGCCACAGTAAGGAATAA
- a CDS encoding exported hypothetical protein (Evidence 5 : No homology to any previously reported sequences), protein MRSAYTFMVCLAAAALISFAPPAASAAKDTIATSPGTVSAISVPAVQLKHWKNSTIQERRAFLMGFVAMLEMEHAWQGKNELPISQSTVSTWVRGLSGVSIPEIDNAVNDYVVANPKAMEMTVIETLGRLYVRPKLSKNEREDAAKRYDVLKASFAQ, encoded by the coding sequence ATGCGTTCAGCTTACACGTTCATGGTATGCCTCGCGGCAGCCGCGTTGATCTCGTTTGCTCCGCCGGCGGCGTCGGCGGCGAAGGACACGATTGCGACGTCGCCCGGCACGGTTTCGGCGATTTCCGTCCCGGCCGTGCAATTGAAACATTGGAAAAACTCCACAATCCAGGAACGGCGGGCTTTCCTCATGGGCTTTGTCGCCATGCTGGAAATGGAGCACGCCTGGCAGGGGAAAAATGAGCTGCCCATATCGCAGAGCACGGTTTCCACATGGGTTCGCGGCCTCTCCGGCGTGTCTATCCCTGAAATAGACAACGCCGTGAACGACTATGTCGTGGCGAATCCCAAGGCCATGGAAATGACCGTCATTGAGACTCTCGGGCGCCTCTATGTGCGGCCGAAGCTTTCCAAAAACGAGCGTGAGGATGCGGCAAAGCGGTACGATGTCCTTAAAGCCAGCTTCGCGCAGTAA
- a CDS encoding hypothetical protein (Evidence 5 : No homology to any previously reported sequences) gives MSISGIDTPERPRTHVETVLCDMGSSFFPCQACSISSMATKPMRKARRSWIVEFFQCFNCTAGTEIAETVPGDVAIVSFAADAAGGANEINAAAARHTMNV, from the coding sequence TTGTCTATTTCAGGGATAGACACGCCGGAGAGGCCGCGAACCCATGTGGAAACCGTGCTCTGCGATATGGGCAGCTCATTTTTCCCCTGCCAGGCGTGCTCCATTTCCAGCATGGCGACAAAGCCCATGAGGAAAGCCCGCCGTTCCTGGATTGTGGAGTTTTTCCAATGTTTCAATTGCACGGCCGGGACGGAAATCGCCGAAACCGTGCCGGGCGACGTCGCAATCGTGTCCTTCGCCGCCGACGCCGCCGGCGGAGCAAACGAGATCAACGCGGCTGCCGCGAGGCATACCATGAACGTGTAA
- the vipB gene encoding Vi polysaccharide biosynthesis protein VipB/TviC gives MRQYETTFATLRQSPKVWLVTGAAGFIGSNLVEALLANGQRVSGLDSCITGHMANLEMVRRSVGEEAWASFSFIAGDIRDLGTCMEACRGVDYVLHQAALGSVPRSLENPLLTNECNITGFLNMLVAARDAKVSAFVYAASSSTYGDEPNLPKVEDRIGKPLSPYAVTKYVNELYADVFGSAYGLRSIGLRYFNVFGKRQDPKGAYAAVIPLWFASLLKGDTVHINGDGETSRDFCYIDNCVQANILAATAAHDEAFGQVYNVAFGERTTLNELFAAIRDEVARFTPAAAEAKAAYRDFRAGDVRHSLADIGKARNLLGYDPEYSVRAGLRLAADWYAHNL, from the coding sequence ATGCGGCAGTATGAAACAACCTTCGCCACGCTCCGGCAGTCGCCGAAGGTGTGGCTGGTGACGGGCGCCGCCGGGTTTATCGGATCAAACCTGGTGGAAGCGTTGTTGGCGAACGGGCAGCGGGTTTCCGGCCTGGACAGCTGCATCACGGGCCACATGGCCAATCTGGAAATGGTGCGCCGGAGCGTGGGGGAAGAGGCCTGGGCGTCCTTCTCGTTCATCGCCGGGGATATCCGCGATCTCGGAACCTGCATGGAGGCGTGCCGGGGCGTTGACTATGTGCTGCACCAGGCCGCCCTTGGTTCTGTTCCCCGGTCGCTGGAGAACCCCCTGCTCACAAACGAGTGCAACATCACCGGCTTTCTGAACATGCTGGTGGCGGCCCGCGACGCGAAGGTGTCGGCGTTTGTCTACGCCGCGTCCAGCTCCACCTATGGCGATGAGCCGAATCTTCCCAAGGTCGAGGACAGGATCGGCAAGCCCCTTTCTCCGTATGCCGTGACCAAGTATGTGAACGAGCTGTATGCCGATGTGTTCGGCTCGGCCTACGGGCTGCGCAGCATCGGGTTGCGGTACTTCAACGTGTTCGGCAAACGCCAGGACCCCAAGGGCGCCTATGCCGCCGTCATTCCCCTGTGGTTCGCGTCGCTCCTCAAGGGCGATACCGTTCATATCAACGGGGACGGCGAGACCTCGCGGGACTTCTGCTATATCGACAACTGCGTGCAGGCCAATATTCTGGCCGCGACAGCCGCGCATGACGAGGCTTTCGGCCAGGTCTACAACGTGGCCTTCGGCGAGCGGACGACGCTGAACGAACTTTTCGCCGCCATCCGGGACGAGGTTGCGCGGTTCACCCCGGCGGCCGCCGAAGCAAAGGCCGCGTACCGGGACTTCCGCGCCGGGGACGTGCGCCACTCCCTGGCGGATATCGGCAAGGCCCGGAACCTTCTCGGGTATGATCCCGAATACAGTGTCCGCGCCGGGCTCCGCCTCGCGGCGGACTGGTACGCGCATAATCTTTGA
- a CDS encoding Major facilitator superfamily MFS_1 gives MPPSSGNPVFYGWKLSVLMLFGNCMFQGGAIYLMNVFIQPFGELYGWNRGELGSAQGLGSFVGMAAAPLLASFAMRIGLRKTMLLGSLCGGFSLIMLARIPDLWLFTLNFCLLWAASQACGGVLGNALMSNWFVRHRGKAFGLANFGMSFGGVILPFAALFLTNTVGVQTACAILGAIALLVLVPGVWFLVRDTPEELGMRPDGDTAPDAAGEKTDMAAPNAGEPNPTVSELLRNLLIYRVGFAFTFGILVGAGAVAQLKPRISDLGYNDATAMAFLCLTALCAACSKYGWGWLADRLSPIRAARMLFVTGAVAMALAFLPQNIVTVALFAALSGLAMGSWTLFPAVLADIFGRAHFIAVYRVASVFVFFKSFGYIIMGKSHELTGTYDGAYLVFCALFAAAFFLIPREGTKYRRSPAALAESAVEPPAGKPAASA, from the coding sequence ATGCCCCCCTCCTCCGGAAACCCGGTATTCTACGGGTGGAAACTCAGCGTTTTGATGTTGTTCGGCAACTGTATGTTCCAGGGCGGCGCCATCTACCTGATGAACGTCTTTATCCAGCCGTTCGGGGAACTGTACGGCTGGAACCGGGGAGAACTGGGCAGCGCCCAGGGGCTCGGCTCCTTTGTCGGCATGGCGGCAGCCCCGCTTCTGGCGTCCTTCGCCATGCGGATCGGCCTGCGCAAAACCATGCTCCTGGGTTCCCTGTGCGGGGGCTTTTCCCTCATTATGCTCGCCAGAATCCCGGATTTATGGCTGTTCACCCTGAACTTCTGCCTGCTCTGGGCGGCGAGCCAGGCCTGCGGCGGCGTGCTGGGCAACGCGCTGATGAGCAACTGGTTCGTCCGCCACCGGGGCAAGGCCTTTGGCCTTGCCAACTTCGGCATGTCGTTCGGCGGCGTTATCCTGCCGTTCGCCGCCCTTTTCCTGACCAACACGGTCGGGGTGCAAACGGCCTGCGCCATTCTCGGCGCCATTGCCCTGCTGGTGCTTGTTCCCGGGGTATGGTTCCTGGTGCGCGACACGCCCGAGGAACTGGGCATGCGGCCGGACGGCGATACCGCGCCGGACGCGGCGGGGGAAAAAACCGATATGGCGGCCCCGAACGCCGGAGAACCCAACCCCACCGTCAGCGAATTGCTGCGCAACCTTCTGATCTACCGGGTAGGGTTCGCCTTTACCTTCGGCATCCTGGTCGGCGCCGGGGCCGTGGCGCAGCTCAAACCCCGCATCAGCGACCTCGGGTACAACGATGCCACGGCCATGGCGTTTCTCTGCCTGACGGCGCTGTGCGCGGCTTGCAGCAAATACGGCTGGGGCTGGCTGGCCGACAGGCTCTCCCCGATCCGGGCCGCGCGGATGCTGTTCGTAACCGGCGCGGTTGCCATGGCTCTCGCTTTTTTGCCGCAGAACATCGTCACCGTCGCCCTGTTCGCCGCGCTTTCGGGCCTGGCCATGGGGTCATGGACGCTTTTCCCGGCGGTGCTCGCGGACATTTTCGGCCGCGCCCACTTCATCGCGGTCTACCGGGTGGCCTCGGTTTTCGTTTTTTTCAAATCCTTCGGCTACATCATCATGGGTAAGTCGCATGAGCTGACCGGCACGTATGACGGCGCCTACCTCGTGTTCTGCGCCCTGTTCGCCGCCGCGTTTTTCCTTATCCCGCGCGAAGGCACGAAATACAGACGGTCCCCGGCCGCGCTTGCGGAAAGCGCCGTGGAACCGCCGGCAGGGAAACCCGCCGCGTCAGCCTAA
- a CDS encoding Amidohydrolase 2 encodes MFTDIHTHVFHPAVAAKAVARLAALGFTPPGTGTLEDLLARAERAGIGRVVCHTTALTADQVIPANNFAVGLARRESARDTGPAVVCFGSVHPDFARWTEELDRLEKAGVPGIKIHPNFQNLAFDDPRLFPVMEAVGERFILMCHVGCEKPLEANPASPYKLAKLIALFPKARIIAAHLGGYADGVVALDALAGKDIWLDTSNTARTGEAAARAVIARHPFERLLFGSDYPLFDPGEEIPKQQQRFAFSDAQMEALMRNADALLG; translated from the coding sequence ATGTTTACAGACATCCACACCCATGTTTTTCACCCCGCCGTGGCGGCCAAGGCCGTTGCGCGGCTGGCCGCCCTCGGGTTCACCCCTCCGGGAACCGGGACGCTTGAGGACCTGCTCGCGCGGGCGGAACGCGCGGGTATCGGACGCGTGGTCTGCCACACGACGGCCCTGACCGCTGACCAGGTCATCCCGGCCAACAACTTCGCCGTCGGTCTGGCCCGCCGGGAAAGCGCCCGGGATACCGGACCGGCGGTGGTTTGTTTCGGCTCGGTACATCCGGATTTCGCCCGCTGGACCGAAGAGCTTGACCGGCTGGAAAAAGCCGGGGTGCCGGGGATCAAGATCCACCCCAATTTCCAGAACCTGGCCTTTGACGACCCGCGTCTGTTCCCGGTCATGGAGGCTGTGGGGGAGCGGTTCATCCTCATGTGCCACGTGGGCTGCGAAAAGCCGCTGGAAGCCAACCCGGCAAGCCCGTACAAGCTGGCGAAGCTCATCGCCCTGTTCCCGAAAGCGCGGATCATCGCGGCCCACCTCGGCGGGTACGCGGACGGCGTGGTGGCCCTGGACGCCCTGGCGGGCAAAGATATCTGGCTTGATACGTCGAACACGGCGCGGACCGGGGAGGCGGCAGCGAGAGCCGTTATCGCGCGGCATCCCTTTGAACGGCTGCTTTTCGGCTCGGATTACCCCTTGTTCGACCCCGGCGAGGAAATCCCCAAACAGCAACAGCGCTTTGCCTTTTCCGACGCGCAAATGGAAGCGCTCATGCGGAACGCGGATGCGTTATTAGGCTGA
- a CDS encoding conserved hypothetical protein (Evidence 4 : Homologs of previously reported genes of unknown function) codes for MTDGQKHAACPEAGGIWHEHRVSYGETDAMGVLYYAEYLHIFERARSALIRSHGMSYSAVEERGIYLPVREASCRYRAPARYDDLTYVRVWISAWGRASVTFSYEFFAGDKATLLATGMTQHACVDKTGRPVPAPDWLKEILRG; via the coding sequence ATGACGGATGGGCAAAAGCACGCCGCCTGCCCGGAAGCGGGCGGCATTTGGCACGAGCACCGGGTGTCCTACGGTGAAACGGACGCCATGGGCGTCCTCTATTACGCGGAATATCTGCATATTTTCGAGCGGGCGCGCAGCGCCCTGATCCGCTCCCACGGCATGTCCTACAGCGCCGTGGAGGAGCGCGGCATCTACCTGCCCGTCCGGGAAGCCTCGTGCCGGTACCGCGCCCCGGCCCGCTACGACGACCTCACCTATGTACGCGTCTGGATCAGCGCATGGGGCAGGGCTTCCGTGACCTTCTCCTACGAATTTTTCGCCGGGGACAAGGCAACCCTGCTTGCGACCGGCATGACCCAGCACGCCTGCGTGGACAAGACGGGCCGCCCCGTTCCCGCGCCGGACTGGCTCAAGGAAATATTGCGGGGATAG
- a CDS encoding MltA specific insert domain-containing protein — protein sequence MKQSSLARAALYLFLAASLAAPLAGCGKTVLPSANGQGANGQIANGQGAARGPVAAMPSLFTPLETHAAVTLADAEALRLVRQLSPRQQGLSSWRDMDAAVARSLSFARNKPANGAALSFPGLTATWGDIARSAELLQRLLPSLDAKPELLASSFRWVRLGPDFSFTGYYEPTLAASRKPTGKLSHPLYKRPPDLRNGVPYFTRNQIDRGGALRGKGLEIAYVDETDAFFLHVQGSGRLRFQDGSVIHVLYAAKNNRSYVSLGRVMKERGLLPEDGVNMKAIREYLAKNPGQRAELFDENPSYVFFRAETYGPIGSMGAVITPWVSLAVDRRSVPQGSVAMILTPLPGPDGRHTRPFPALTLPQDSGGAIKGHRMDLFCGAGDEAEHVAGHLDVKGAVYILLPK from the coding sequence ATGAAGCAGAGTTCCCTCGCGCGCGCCGCGCTCTATCTTTTTCTCGCCGCCTCCCTCGCCGCCCCGCTCGCCGGATGCGGCAAAACCGTCCTGCCCTCGGCCAACGGGCAAGGCGCCAACGGGCAAATTGCCAACGGACAAGGCGCCGCCCGGGGGCCCGTGGCGGCAATGCCGTCCCTGTTCACGCCCCTGGAAACACACGCGGCGGTAACGCTTGCCGATGCCGAGGCCCTGCGCCTCGTCCGGCAGCTTTCCCCCCGCCAGCAGGGCCTCTCGTCCTGGCGGGACATGGACGCGGCGGTTGCCCGCAGCCTGTCCTTCGCCCGGAACAAACCCGCGAACGGCGCGGCCCTGTCCTTTCCGGGGCTCACGGCGACGTGGGGGGACATCGCCCGCAGCGCGGAGTTGCTCCAGCGCCTTCTGCCGTCCCTTGACGCCAAGCCGGAACTGCTCGCCTCGTCGTTCCGCTGGGTGCGGCTGGGGCCGGACTTTTCCTTCACCGGGTATTACGAACCCACGCTCGCGGCATCGCGTAAACCCACGGGCAAGTTATCCCATCCTCTCTACAAACGGCCGCCGGACCTGCGGAACGGCGTCCCCTACTTCACGCGGAACCAGATCGACCGGGGCGGCGCGTTGCGCGGCAAGGGGCTGGAAATCGCCTACGTGGACGAAACCGACGCTTTTTTCCTGCACGTCCAGGGTTCGGGCCGCCTGCGCTTCCAGGACGGGTCCGTCATCCACGTGCTGTACGCGGCCAAGAACAACAGGTCCTATGTTTCCCTCGGCAGGGTCATGAAAGAACGCGGCCTGCTGCCCGAGGACGGGGTCAACATGAAGGCCATCCGCGAGTACCTCGCCAAAAACCCCGGTCAGCGGGCCGAGCTGTTCGACGAGAACCCCAGTTACGTCTTTTTCCGGGCGGAGACTTACGGCCCCATCGGCAGCATGGGCGCGGTGATAACCCCCTGGGTCAGCCTGGCGGTGGACAGGCGCAGCGTGCCGCAAGGGAGCGTCGCCATGATCCTTACCCCGCTGCCCGGACCGGACGGAAGGCACACCCGGCCCTTCCCGGCCCTGACGCTCCCCCAGGATTCCGGCGGCGCCATCAAGGGCCACCGCATGGATTTGTTCTGCGGCGCCGGGGACGAGGCCGAGCACGTCGCCGGGCACCTGGACGTCAAGGGGGCCGTGTACATCCTACTCCCAAAATAG
- a CDS encoding FAD dependent oxidoreductase, producing the protein MGNSFDVIIVGAGPAGLFAAFWLAEYSDLSVALIDKGQLVKQRDCPIPRTGKCVHCKPSCHILSGFGGAGLFSDGKLNLIHKLGKTDLTQFMAGHAAEKLIVETEAVFNRFGMDAPVYPSDMVTARNFRKEAKKHGIDLLLIRQKHLGSDCLPRHIDGMCAYLKDKGVALMPGETVTDVVAAKGRVTGIVTNKGEYAARAVILAPGRVGADWVGEIARKFSMPVSQRGIEVGVRVEVHNDIMSDVTDVIYDPTFFVQTTRYDDSTRTFCTNPGGFVALENYQDFVCVNGHAYQNKKSSNTNFAFLSKAVLTDPVSDNQGYGVAIGKLATLIGGGKPILQRYGDLKRGRRSTWNRLSKGYIEPTMTNVTPGDLSVALPERILNNLCDGLEQLNNVLPGVANEETLLYAPEIKFFATQVETREGLETAINGLFVAGDGPGVSGNIVAAAATGIIPARHIIEKGL; encoded by the coding sequence ATGGGCAATTCTTTCGACGTTATCATCGTGGGCGCCGGGCCGGCGGGCCTGTTCGCCGCCTTTTGGCTGGCCGAGTATTCGGATCTTTCCGTGGCCCTGATCGACAAGGGGCAGCTCGTCAAACAACGCGACTGCCCCATCCCGCGCACAGGCAAATGCGTGCATTGCAAACCATCCTGCCACATCTTGTCCGGTTTCGGCGGGGCCGGCCTTTTTTCCGACGGGAAGCTCAACCTCATCCATAAACTCGGCAAAACGGACCTGACCCAATTCATGGCCGGGCACGCCGCCGAAAAGCTCATTGTGGAAACAGAGGCCGTGTTCAACCGCTTCGGCATGGACGCGCCGGTGTATCCCTCGGACATGGTCACGGCGCGGAACTTTCGCAAAGAGGCGAAAAAGCACGGCATAGACCTTTTGCTCATCCGGCAGAAACACCTGGGTAGCGACTGCCTGCCCCGGCATATAGACGGCATGTGCGCGTATTTAAAGGACAAGGGCGTGGCGCTCATGCCCGGGGAAACAGTGACCGACGTTGTGGCCGCGAAAGGCCGCGTTACGGGAATCGTCACGAACAAGGGCGAGTATGCGGCGAGAGCCGTCATTCTCGCGCCGGGCCGGGTCGGGGCGGACTGGGTGGGTGAAATCGCCCGCAAATTCTCCATGCCCGTCAGCCAGCGCGGCATCGAGGTGGGCGTGCGGGTAGAGGTGCATAACGACATCATGTCCGACGTGACGGACGTTATCTACGACCCCACCTTTTTCGTGCAGACGACCCGCTACGACGACTCCACGCGCACGTTCTGCACCAACCCCGGCGGGTTTGTGGCCCTGGAAAACTACCAGGACTTCGTGTGCGTCAACGGGCACGCCTACCAGAACAAAAAGTCGTCCAACACCAACTTTGCCTTTTTATCCAAGGCCGTCCTCACGGACCCGGTTTCCGACAACCAGGGGTACGGGGTCGCCATCGGGAAGCTGGCCACCCTTATCGGCGGCGGCAAACCCATCCTGCAACGCTACGGCGACCTCAAACGCGGCCGCCGCTCGACCTGGAACCGCCTGAGCAAGGGATACATTGAGCCCACCATGACCAACGTCACGCCGGGCGATCTTTCCGTGGCGTTGCCCGAGCGTATCCTCAACAACCTCTGCGACGGGCTGGAACAGCTGAACAACGTCCTGCCGGGCGTGGCGAACGAGGAAACCCTGCTCTACGCGCCGGAAATCAAATTCTTCGCGACGCAGGTCGAAACGCGGGAAGGGCTGGAAACGGCAATCAACGGGCTGTTCGTCGCGGGGGACGGGCCGGGCGTTTCCGGCAACATTGTCGCCGCCGCCGCCACGGGCATCATCCCTGCCCGGCATATTATTGAAAAGGGACTGTGA
- a CDS encoding hypothetical protein (Evidence 5 : No homology to any previously reported sequences) yields MPVLTLPHRHETKVYVSEDGYVAITQEDLADQGVQSVVNIHHTDIPAVVQALDIAAREAAKKEPL; encoded by the coding sequence ATGCCCGTGCTGACCTTGCCTCATCGGCATGAAACAAAAGTGTATGTTTCTGAAGATGGGTATGTAGCTATAACGCAGGAAGACCTTGCCGACCAAGGCGTGCAGAGCGTGGTGAACATCCACCACACCGATATCCCCGCCGTCGTGCAAGCGCTTGATATAGCTGCCAGAGAGGCGGCTAAAAAGGAGCCCCTGTAG